The Triticum aestivum cultivar Chinese Spring chromosome 7B, IWGSC CS RefSeq v2.1, whole genome shotgun sequence genome window below encodes:
- the LOC123158426 gene encoding protein TRIGALACTOSYLDIACYLGLYCEROL 2, chloroplastic, with protein sequence MRRLPAAPPRPLLHPHVSPALGVLQQHDRVAMARTIPVVCCSYLLPNRRTPSQGAEFEPLRSRPTDRDRGSAMTRANPVAASGGEASPSPSPDGGRNPFAPLVELWRRTMQPLGDYGFGKRSVWEGGVGLFMVFGAALLALALGWLRGFQLRSRFRKYSAVFEFSQACGICVGTPLRIRGVTVGSVVRVDSSLRSIDAYVEVEDDEIIVPRNSLVEVNQSGLLMETMIDITPKDPLPTPSVGPLEADCSKEGLILCDKERMKGQQGVSLDAMVGIFTRLGRDMEEIGVHKSFKLAEKVASIMEEAQPLLSRIEALAEEVQPLLSEVRDSDLVKDVETIAKGLADASGDLRRLKSSMLTPENSDLIKQSIFTLIFTLKNIESISSDISGFTGDEATRRNIKLLIKSLSRLL encoded by the exons ATGCGCCGCCTACCTGCTGCTCCTCCCCGCCCACTTCTCCACCCGCACGTCTCCCCCGCGCTCGGAGTCCTGCAACAGCATGACCGAGTGGCGATGGCAAGGACGATCCCCGTAGTATGCTGCTCCTACCTCCTACCAAATCGCAGGACGCCCAGCCAGGGCGCTGAATTCGAACCTCTACGATCCAGACCGACCGATCGGGACCGGGGCTCCGCAATGACCCGAGCGAATCCCgtagcggcgagcggcggcgaggcgtcgccgtcgccgtcgccggatgGCGGCAGGAACCCGTTCGCCCCGCTCGTCGAGCTGTGGCGCCGGACGATGCAGCCTCTTGGGGACTACGGATTCGGCAAGCGCAGCGTCTGGGAAGGCGGCGTGGGGCTCTTCATGGTCTTCGGGGCGGCCCTGCTGGCGCTCGCGCTCGGCTGGCTCCGGGGGTTCCAGCTGCGCTCGCGCTTCCGCAAGTACAGCGCCGTGTTCGAGTTCAGCCAGGCGTGCGGGATCTGCGTCGGCACGCCCCTCAGGATACGCGGTGTCACCGTCGGGAGCGTCGTCCGCGTCGACTCTTCACTCAGGAGTATTGATGCCTATGTTGAG GTTGAAGATGATGAAATTATTGTGCCCCGTAATTCATTGGTTGAGGTGAATCAATCTGGCCTCCTAATGGAGACAATGATCGATATTACACCAAAAGATCCACTCCCAACACCTTCAGTTGGTCCACTGGAGGCAGACTGTTCCAAAGAAGGCTTAATCCTCTGTGACAAAGAGAGAATGAAAGGACAACAAGGAGTAAGCTTAGATGCAATGGTGGGTATATTTACCCGTCTAGGAAGAGACATGGAGGAAATTGGTGTTCACAAAAGCTTCAAGTTGGCGGAAAAGGTTGCATCTATAATGGAAGAAGCACAACCTCTCCTTTCACGG ATTGAAGCATTAGCTGAAGAAGTTCAACCTTTGCTCTCGGAGGTGCGTGATAGTGATCTTGTGAAGGATGTGGAGACTATAGCTAAAGGCCTGGCTGACGCATCTGGTGATTTAAG AAGGTTGAAATCCTCCATGCTTACCCCTGAGAACAGTGATCTAATCAAGCAGTCTATATTCACCCTTATATTTACTCTGAAGAACATTGAG AGTATTAGCTCGGACATCTCTGGTTTCACCGGCGACGAGGCGACACGGCGGAACATCAAGCTGCTGATCAAGTCCCTCAGCAGACTATTGTGA